In Picosynechococcus sp. PCC 7002, the following are encoded in one genomic region:
- a CDS encoding NUDIX hydrolase, producing MKTQWSDLPKSNPIENNAQKCESRYNADKRYELKSFISRMKIKTILERIVFSNQFGTLFNDKVEFQNTQGTYLRWQWNTDRAVVVVPKLVDKYAFLQTYRYPISAMSIEFPRGAVEKRESLFNAAKRELQEELGLQGINAQSQGIIQADSGLITTPCHVIFVDIEPSSLTNISPQHESMEAIHPSTVWLNADEVKASIIQGNITCALSIAAFTLTEVNIP from the coding sequence GTGAAAACCCAATGGAGCGATCTCCCCAAGAGCAATCCGATTGAAAATAATGCTCAAAAATGTGAAAGTAGATATAATGCGGATAAGCGCTATGAACTGAAAAGTTTTATCTCCCGCATGAAGATAAAAACAATACTAGAAAGAATAGTCTTTTCAAATCAATTTGGTACGCTTTTTAACGATAAAGTAGAGTTCCAAAATACCCAAGGCACATATCTGAGGTGGCAATGGAATACAGATCGCGCTGTAGTCGTTGTCCCTAAATTAGTAGACAAATATGCTTTTCTGCAGACTTATAGATATCCAATTTCCGCGATGTCTATAGAATTTCCACGGGGAGCCGTCGAAAAACGAGAATCTCTCTTTAATGCAGCAAAACGAGAACTTCAAGAAGAGCTAGGACTTCAAGGTATTAATGCTCAATCTCAGGGGATAATCCAAGCAGATTCTGGCTTGATCACAACCCCATGTCACGTTATTTTCGTAGATATTGAACCATCGAGTCTTACTAATATTTCCCCACAGCATGAATCGATGGAAGCTATTCACCCTTCTACAGTGTGGCTTAATGCAGACGAAGTAAAAGCAAGTATTATTCAAGGAAACATAACTTGTGCTCTTTCCATTGCCGCCTTTACATTAACAGAGGTAAATATCCCATGA
- a CDS encoding Spx/MgsR family RNA polymerase-binding regulatory protein, with protein MALQVYGIPTCNTCKKALKWLETAGISYEFINTKEQPPTRQAIAQWVSDLGSKPMRNTSGQSYRALGEEKKTWDDNQWIEAFSQDAMLLKRPLFVRDNKAVLVGFRASETELRDRLGTQ; from the coding sequence ATGGCCCTGCAAGTTTACGGCATTCCCACCTGCAACACCTGTAAAAAAGCCTTGAAATGGCTAGAAACAGCCGGAATTTCCTACGAATTTATCAATACTAAAGAACAACCGCCAACTCGGCAGGCGATCGCCCAATGGGTCAGTGACCTCGGCAGCAAACCGATGCGCAATACTTCTGGGCAATCCTATCGGGCCTTGGGGGAAGAAAAGAAAACCTGGGATGATAACCAGTGGATCGAGGCTTTTAGTCAAGATGCAATGCTCTTAAAACGGCCTTTGTTCGTGCGGGATAACAAAGCGGTCTTGGTGGGGTTTCGGGCGAGTGAAACGGAATTGCGCGATCGCCTCGGTACTCAGTAA
- a CDS encoding Uma2 family endonuclease, translated as MVIAEEKFPRFTPDEYLRWEEQQAEKYEYIDGQIYAMGGGNKNHSLIAVRLSSLFFNHLDGSGCETGNSDLKIKIPSSHNYTYPDISVTCDERDQSTTQFITYPCLVVEVLSKSTEAYDRGGKFRLYRQNPVLKDYLLVSSTAIEMDLYHKNKSGEWLITNYQAGDMITLESIGLTFSIEQAYQGLKLT; from the coding sequence ATGGTTATTGCTGAAGAAAAATTTCCCCGATTCACTCCTGACGAATATTTACGTTGGGAGGAACAGCAAGCCGAAAAATACGAATATATCGATGGTCAAATCTATGCCATGGGGGGCGGCAACAAAAACCATAGTCTAATTGCCGTGAGGCTGTCGAGTTTATTTTTTAATCATCTGGATGGTAGCGGTTGCGAAACCGGAAATTCTGATCTCAAAATCAAAATTCCCAGCAGCCATAACTATACCTATCCAGATATCAGCGTCACCTGCGATGAGCGAGATCAGTCCACCACCCAATTCATTACATATCCTTGTCTGGTTGTCGAAGTTTTATCAAAAAGCACTGAGGCTTATGATCGGGGTGGCAAATTTAGACTCTATCGCCAAAATCCGGTCTTAAAAGATTATTTACTGGTGAGTTCTACCGCCATTGAGATGGATTTGTATCATAAGAATAAATCAGGAGAATGGCTGATTACTAACTATCAAGCCGGAGATATGATCACCTTAGAAAGTATTGGCCTCACTTTTTCTATTGAGCAAGCCTACCAAGGATTGAAATTAACATAA
- a CDS encoding DUF1995 family protein encodes MSNLPKSFEETLEQAKAATLNSLEAGCGRILIELCFPEIALQAQALAWNWAQLFVEDYGSGLKIFFPDTGAAALARRDWGEIPFKVADIGTSRSPIENKIGDDDQIFIIVCPSAVEVGQVEKLCNLAGDRPVIMLIPQLEDVSIVGIGYAARQLRERFISTLETAYYIRPYESAMVWRSYPSAWEVYLEKEEDQYELIASETTKPLGEYLERLLLAAVEPEAGEAANPNAPKIKKTGLLGGLQNFLKALSN; translated from the coding sequence ATGTCCAATCTGCCCAAATCCTTTGAAGAAACCCTCGAACAAGCGAAAGCCGCAACCCTAAACAGTTTAGAAGCAGGCTGTGGGCGGATTTTGATTGAATTGTGCTTTCCCGAAATTGCCCTACAGGCCCAGGCGCTGGCCTGGAATTGGGCGCAATTGTTTGTTGAGGATTATGGTTCGGGGTTGAAAATCTTCTTTCCGGATACGGGCGCCGCAGCTTTGGCCCGGCGGGATTGGGGCGAAATTCCCTTTAAGGTGGCGGATATCGGCACGTCGCGATCGCCGATTGAGAATAAAATCGGTGATGATGACCAGATCTTTATCATTGTCTGCCCGTCGGCGGTGGAAGTAGGCCAAGTGGAAAAGCTCTGTAATTTGGCAGGCGATCGCCCGGTGATTATGTTGATTCCCCAACTGGAGGACGTATCCATTGTCGGGATTGGCTATGCGGCGCGGCAACTGCGGGAGCGGTTTATCAGCACCCTCGAAACCGCCTACTACATCCGACCCTACGAAAGCGCGATGGTTTGGCGTTCTTACCCCTCGGCCTGGGAAGTGTATCTCGAAAAAGAGGAAGACCAATACGAACTCATCGCCAGCGAAACGACCAAACCCCTTGGCGAATATTTAGAGCGGCTGCTGTTGGCGGCGGTGGAACCCGAAGCGGGGGAAGCAGCAAATCCCAACGCACCGAAAATCAAGAAAACAGGACTGCTTGGGGGTCTGCAAAACTTTCT
- a CDS encoding phosphomannose isomerase type II C-terminal cupin domain, whose protein sequence is MLETRTPPWGKVTILEEGDRYRINRIEVKPSHHISTQMHYHRSEHWVVVSGTAKVICNDQEIILTPRQSTYVPMNTRHRVENPGVIDLVMIEIQNGEFLGDEDIIRFEDRDSA, encoded by the coding sequence ATGCTTGAAACCCGCACACCCCCCTGGGGCAAAGTCACGATTCTCGAAGAAGGCGATCGCTACCGCATTAACCGCATCGAAGTGAAGCCCAGTCACCACATTAGCACCCAAATGCACTACCATCGCAGCGAGCATTGGGTCGTCGTTTCCGGGACAGCGAAGGTGATTTGCAACGACCAAGAAATTATTCTGACTCCCCGCCAGTCTACCTATGTCCCGATGAATACCAGGCACCGGGTCGAAAATCCGGGGGTAATTGATTTGGTGATGATCGAAATTCAAAACGGCGAATTTTTGGGAGACGAAGATATTATTCGTTTCGAGGATCGCGATTCAGCCTAG
- a CDS encoding class I fructose-bisphosphate aldolase has product MTTTISAEKSIAAWLGEEAESLLGHSAKINQNLLTLPGADIVERVYAQSDRPTPVLRSLQQLFGTGRLANTGYLSILPVDQGIEHSGAASFAPNPIYFDPENIIRLAIEGGCNGVATTLGVLGMMSRKYAHRIPFIVKLNHNELLTYPNGTDQIMFATVEQAWNLGAIAVGATIYFGSPESSRQIQEVSRAFARAHELGMATILWCYLRNNVFKQDKDYHLAADLTGQANHMGVTIEADIIKQKLPETNNGYGAIAKATGQKYGRTHPKVYDELTSDHPIDLTRYQVLNCYGGRAGLINSGGSSGENDFAQAIRTAVINKRAGGCGLISGRKTFQRPMAEGVKLFHLIQDVYLDSEITIA; this is encoded by the coding sequence ATGACGACGACCATTTCTGCCGAAAAATCAATTGCAGCTTGGCTTGGAGAGGAAGCAGAAAGTCTCTTGGGTCACAGCGCGAAAATTAATCAAAATCTGCTCACCCTCCCCGGAGCCGATATCGTAGAACGGGTCTATGCCCAGAGCGATCGCCCCACTCCAGTCTTACGTTCCTTGCAACAATTGTTTGGTACGGGACGGTTAGCGAATACAGGCTATCTCTCAATTTTGCCCGTCGATCAAGGCATTGAACATTCCGGGGCGGCTTCCTTTGCCCCGAATCCGATTTATTTTGACCCCGAAAACATTATCCGTCTAGCCATTGAAGGGGGGTGTAACGGCGTGGCGACGACCCTCGGCGTGTTGGGAATGATGTCCCGCAAATATGCTCACCGCATCCCGTTTATCGTCAAACTCAATCACAATGAACTGCTGACCTATCCCAACGGTACGGATCAGATTATGTTTGCGACGGTGGAACAGGCTTGGAATTTGGGGGCGATCGCCGTCGGTGCAACAATTTATTTTGGCTCTCCAGAATCGAGCCGACAAATTCAAGAGGTTAGCCGTGCCTTTGCCCGCGCCCACGAGCTAGGAATGGCGACGATTCTCTGGTGTTATCTGCGCAACAATGTGTTTAAACAGGACAAGGATTACCATTTGGCGGCGGATTTGACGGGACAAGCGAACCACATGGGCGTAACTATCGAGGCGGATATTATCAAACAAAAATTACCGGAAACCAATAATGGCTACGGGGCGATCGCCAAAGCGACGGGCCAAAAATACGGCAGAACCCACCCCAAAGTTTACGACGAACTCACCAGCGATCACCCCATCGATCTCACCCGTTATCAAGTGTTGAACTGTTATGGCGGGCGGGCTGGTTTAATTAATTCCGGTGGCTCCTCCGGCGAAAACGATTTTGCCCAAGCAATTCGCACTGCTGTGATCAATAAACGCGCGGGCGGTTGTGGCCTAATTTCTGGTCGTAAAACCTTCCAACGACCCATGGCAGAAGGGGTTAAACTCTTTCACCTGATCCAAGATGTCTATCTTGATTCTGAAATCACCATCGCTTAA